Proteins found in one Fulvitalea axinellae genomic segment:
- a CDS encoding pyridoxal phosphate-dependent aminotransferase — MIISRANRLNRVKEYYFSAKLQEVRQLAERGFDVINIGIGSPDLAPSQETISTLQQEAAKPQNHAYQPYRGLPELRESISKWYLRYYGVKLDATNEILPLMGSKEGITHISLAFLNPGDEVLVPELGYPAYRSVSEMVGATVREFPMVEGTWEPDFDKLETMDLAKVKIMWINYPNMPTGAPASASLFEKLVAFAKRKRILLCHDNPYSLILNEKKPISILSVPGAKEVAVELNSMSKSHNMAGWRIGWINGATDYLDEIIKIKSNVDSGMFLPIQKAAAKALSNSEGWHKSQNKIYADRKVVAEEILDSLGCEYSKGQTGMFLWAKINDSIESAEKLVDHLLYEYHVFLSPGFIFGEKGERYIRISLCTPEDKLRTVLGRLSKFNLNQVKKAA; from the coding sequence ATGATTATCAGCAGAGCCAACCGCTTGAACCGCGTAAAAGAGTACTACTTCTCAGCAAAGCTGCAGGAGGTACGCCAACTGGCCGAACGCGGGTTCGACGTGATTAACATTGGCATCGGAAGCCCCGATTTGGCACCGTCGCAAGAGACCATCTCGACGTTGCAACAGGAAGCCGCAAAACCACAAAACCACGCTTATCAGCCTTACCGAGGCTTGCCGGAATTGCGCGAATCGATTTCCAAATGGTATCTGCGATATTACGGTGTCAAACTCGACGCCACCAACGAAATTCTTCCACTGATGGGCTCCAAGGAAGGAATCACGCATATCTCGCTGGCTTTTCTCAATCCCGGCGACGAGGTTTTGGTTCCGGAACTCGGTTACCCCGCGTACCGCTCTGTTTCGGAAATGGTAGGTGCCACAGTTCGTGAATTTCCGATGGTGGAAGGCACTTGGGAACCTGATTTCGACAAGCTCGAAACCATGGACCTGGCCAAGGTGAAAATCATGTGGATAAATTACCCGAACATGCCTACCGGAGCGCCAGCCAGCGCCAGCTTGTTTGAGAAATTGGTGGCTTTCGCCAAAAGAAAAAGAATTTTGCTTTGCCATGACAATCCGTACAGCCTGATTCTAAACGAGAAAAAACCGATCAGTATCCTAAGCGTTCCGGGTGCGAAAGAAGTGGCCGTTGAACTCAACTCCATGAGTAAGTCGCACAATATGGCCGGATGGAGAATTGGATGGATCAACGGCGCAACCGATTACCTTGACGAAATCATCAAGATAAAAAGTAACGTGGATTCGGGCATGTTCCTGCCTATTCAGAAGGCGGCGGCAAAAGCCCTTTCGAATTCCGAAGGGTGGCACAAAAGCCAGAATAAGATTTACGCCGACAGAAAAGTGGTGGCCGAAGAAATTCTGGACAGCCTGGGTTGCGAATACTCAAAAGGACAAACGGGAATGTTTCTCTGGGCGAAAATCAACGACTCGATAGAAAGTGCCGAGAAACTTGTGGATCATCTGCTTTACGAATACCATGTTTTCCTGTCACCCGGATTTATTTTCGGAGAAAAGGGAGAGCGCTATATCCGCATCTCGCTTTGTACGCCCGAAGACAAACTGCGCACGGTATTGGGCAGGCTGTCGAAATTCAATCTCAACCAAGTGAAAAAAGCCGCCTAA
- a CDS encoding lactate utilization protein B, whose product MLHAKNAGEFLKNEKAVDSHDKALWFVRAKRDKAVNKLPEWESLRETASGIKAHTLSRLDEYLEEFERKATENGIKVHWAETAEDHNHLVRQILETHNVRKVVKSKSMLTEECGLNPFLEASGIDVVDTDLGERIVQLAHEPPSHIVLPAIHKTKEQVGELFWEKMGTEAGNNDPSYLTGEARKDLRRKFLEADGAITGVNFAIAETGEFVVCTNEGNADMGAHLAKVHVACMGIEKILPKREHLGVFLRMLARNATGQAVTTYSSHFSKPRKGAEIHIVIVDNGRSKQLGREDFRASLKCIRCGACLNTCPVYRRSGGHSYGSVIPGPIGAILSPGIDLKKHASLPYASTLCGSCSDVCPVKIDIHTQLYKWRQIVAKEKYLPASKRMMMGGMSKIMASPKAFEMAGKAGAWALKVVPRGIVYGPWNPWGKEREMPEVPKQTFGEWYKEYEQQESENGNAK is encoded by the coding sequence ATGTTGCATGCGAAAAATGCCGGTGAGTTTCTCAAAAATGAAAAAGCCGTCGATAGCCACGACAAAGCGCTTTGGTTTGTGCGGGCGAAGCGTGACAAAGCGGTAAACAAACTGCCGGAATGGGAAAGCCTGCGCGAGACAGCTTCCGGCATCAAGGCGCATACGCTGTCCAGGCTTGATGAGTATTTGGAAGAATTTGAGCGAAAAGCTACCGAAAACGGTATAAAAGTGCATTGGGCCGAAACGGCGGAGGACCATAACCATTTGGTACGTCAAATTTTGGAAACCCACAATGTTCGGAAAGTAGTGAAAAGCAAGTCGATGCTTACCGAAGAATGCGGGCTGAACCCGTTTCTCGAAGCGTCGGGAATTGATGTGGTGGATACCGATTTGGGCGAGCGGATTGTTCAGCTGGCACACGAACCGCCAAGTCATATCGTCTTGCCGGCGATTCACAAAACCAAAGAGCAGGTAGGCGAGCTTTTCTGGGAAAAAATGGGGACGGAGGCCGGAAACAACGATCCGAGCTACCTGACGGGAGAAGCCAGAAAAGATCTGCGCCGAAAGTTTTTGGAAGCGGACGGCGCAATTACGGGCGTGAATTTCGCCATAGCCGAAACTGGTGAGTTTGTGGTGTGTACCAACGAGGGAAACGCCGATATGGGCGCCCATTTGGCGAAGGTCCACGTCGCTTGTATGGGGATCGAGAAGATTCTTCCGAAGCGCGAGCATCTCGGCGTTTTTCTGAGAATGTTGGCCCGAAATGCTACAGGACAGGCTGTTACCACTTACAGTTCACATTTTTCCAAACCGAGGAAAGGAGCCGAAATCCATATCGTAATCGTGGACAACGGGCGCTCGAAACAACTCGGTAGGGAAGATTTCCGGGCTTCGCTGAAGTGTATCCGTTGCGGCGCCTGCCTGAACACTTGCCCCGTTTACCGCAGAAGTGGCGGCCACTCTTACGGTTCGGTTATTCCCGGGCCTATCGGAGCGATTCTTTCGCCCGGAATTGATTTGAAAAAACACGCTTCGTTGCCTTACGCCTCCACGCTGTGCGGATCTTGTTCCGATGTTTGCCCGGTCAAAATCGACATTCACACACAGCTTTATAAGTGGCGTCAGATTGTGGCGAAAGAGAAATATTTGCCGGCTTCCAAAAGAATGATGATGGGAGGGATGTCCAAGATAATGGCTAGCCCAAAGGCGTTTGAGATGGCTGGAAAAGCGGGAGCTTGGGCTTTGAAAGTAGTGCCTCGCGGTATTGTTTACGGCCCTTGGAACCCTTGGGGGAAGGAGAGGGAAATGCCGGAAGTGCCTAAGCAGACTTTTGGAGAATGGTATAAGGAGTACGAACAACAAGAGAGCGAAAATGGAAACGCGAAATAG
- a CDS encoding (Fe-S)-binding protein: protein MRIALFVPCYVDRFFPKVAISTFQVLKKLGYEPEVPSGQTCCGQPLGNSGFEAEAKEVADHFDDLFADYDYVVGPSGSCVDYAVEHHGEKEGERRIYELSEFLSDVAEMPDYSGTFDWKVGLHQSCHGLRNLRLGSSSETVSECFSKPGSLLAGIPGLELVELERKDECCGFGGAFCVDEADVSAKMGKDRLADHERSGTEVLTAVDMSCLMHLKGLIDRKKSGIKVMHIAEIINEAL, encoded by the coding sequence ATGAGGATCGCTTTATTTGTTCCCTGTTATGTCGACCGTTTTTTTCCGAAAGTGGCGATCTCGACATTCCAGGTTTTGAAAAAACTCGGTTACGAGCCTGAAGTCCCATCCGGCCAAACCTGTTGTGGCCAACCTCTTGGAAATTCCGGTTTTGAGGCCGAGGCTAAAGAGGTGGCCGACCATTTCGACGATTTGTTTGCGGATTATGATTACGTGGTTGGCCCGAGCGGTAGTTGCGTTGATTACGCCGTAGAGCACCATGGCGAGAAAGAAGGCGAGCGCCGTATTTATGAATTGTCCGAATTTTTGAGCGATGTGGCGGAGATGCCCGACTATTCCGGGACTTTTGATTGGAAAGTGGGGTTGCACCAAAGTTGCCACGGGTTGAGAAACTTGAGATTGGGATCTTCTTCTGAGACTGTCAGTGAGTGTTTTTCCAAACCTGGATCGCTTTTGGCCGGAATCCCGGGTCTTGAGCTGGTGGAGTTGGAGCGCAAGGATGAGTGTTGCGGTTTTGGAGGCGCCTTTTGTGTGGACGAGGCTGATGTTTCCGCCAAAATGGGCAAGGACCGTTTGGCCGATCACGAGAGAAGCGGGACGGAAGTATTGACAGCCGTCGATATGTCCTGCCTGATGCATTTGAAGGGGTTGATCGATCGGAAAAAATCCGGAATCAAGGTGATGCACATTGCCGAAATTATAAACGAGGCGCTATGA